The Chloroflexota bacterium genome includes a region encoding these proteins:
- a CDS encoding type II secretion system F family protein codes for MNPLLLTIVAFGGLLSIGMLTYGIISSRGSSSVVQERLGRYAETNIQAVATQASPTPKPRQSPLGERLNEALRNLSFFSKVQDNLNAADLKLNVGEFFAFAAITTIAGVLLGVIVTVFPDCSGSQLGFLQCLLTRSYVDALVLAIVGGGAGAFVPNFYVGFKKGSRLKAFDGQLGDTLNLLVNALRSGYSILQAMEAVGKELPPPISVEFKRVVQEIQLGLPMETALEHLLARISSEDLDLVVTAINIQREVGGNLAEILDVISFTIRERIRIKGEIATLTSQGMATGYAITGMPFALMLLLWFVNRPYINEFFSKQNNTPIPCGWMMLILALIMIAVGGA; via the coding sequence ATGAATCCGTTATTGTTGACTATCGTCGCCTTTGGCGGTTTGTTGTCTATCGGAATGCTGACGTACGGCATTATCTCTTCGCGCGGTTCATCGTCAGTAGTTCAGGAGCGTTTGGGCCGCTATGCCGAGACCAACATTCAAGCTGTTGCGACTCAAGCTTCGCCCACCCCCAAACCCCGCCAAAGCCCGCTGGGCGAACGGCTGAACGAGGCTTTACGCAACCTCAGTTTCTTTAGCAAAGTGCAGGACAACTTAAACGCCGCTGACCTCAAGTTGAATGTCGGCGAGTTTTTTGCCTTTGCCGCGATCACGACCATCGCCGGCGTGTTGTTGGGCGTGATCGTCACAGTGTTCCCCGATTGTTCGGGGAGCCAGTTGGGTTTTCTTCAGTGCCTTCTAACCCGCAGCTATGTTGACGCGCTGGTGTTGGCCATCGTTGGCGGCGGCGCGGGGGCGTTTGTTCCCAATTTCTACGTAGGCTTCAAGAAAGGCTCACGCCTCAAGGCATTTGACGGCCAGCTTGGCGACACACTGAACCTGCTGGTCAACGCCCTGCGGTCAGGCTACAGCATTCTGCAAGCCATGGAAGCTGTAGGCAAGGAATTGCCGCCGCCGATCTCGGTCGAATTCAAACGGGTGGTGCAGGAAATTCAACTTGGCCTGCCCATGGAAACAGCCCTCGAGCACTTATTGGCCCGCATCAGCAGTGAAGACCTGGACCTGGTTGTGACGGCGATCAACATCCAACGCGAAGTCGGCGGCAACCTGGCCGAAATTCTGGACGTTATCTCCTTCACTATTCGCGAACGCATTCGTATCAAGGGTGAGATCGCCACGTTGACCTCCCAGGGCATGGCAACCGGTTATGCCATCACCGGCATGCCGTTTGCTCTGATGCTCCTGCTGTGGTTTGTCAACCGCCCTTACATCAACGAGTTCTTTAGCAAGCAAAATAACACGCCTATCCCTTGTGGTTGGATGATGCTGATCCTGGCCTTGATCATGATTGCCGTCGGCGGCGCGAT